In the genome of Azotosporobacter soli, the window CTCTGGATTGCTTAAGTTTCGCAATCGTATCTTCAATACTGACGGCCATTTCAGGCACGAGTATTTGTTCCGCACCACCGGCCAAACCAGCCGTCATAGCAATCCAGCCCGAGTGACGCCCCATCGCTTCAATCACAATAACCCGCCCGTGCGCCGAGGCCGTATCGCGAAGTTTGTTAATCGCATCGACTACGGTATTGACAGTGGTATCAAAGCCAATTGTGTAATCGGTTCCCCATATATCATTGTCAATCGTTCCCGGCAATCCGACAACCGGAAACCCTTCTTTCACCAGTAGCGTGGCACCTGTCAGCGAACCGTCGCCGCCAATGACGACCAATCCTTCGATACCCCTGCGCCGCATGTTTTCAAGACCTTTAGCGCGTCCTTCCGGCGTCCGGAATTCTTCACAACGCGCTGTGCCTAAAATGGTACCGCCGCGTTGAATGATATCGCCAACCGCACGCGAATCAAGCTTCACCATGCGGTCTTCCACCATGCCAGAATAACCGTCATAAATCCCCCATGTTTCGACGCCTTCATGCATGGCCACCCGGACAAGCGCCCGAATAGCCGCATTCATTCCCGGACTGTCTCCGCCACTGGTCATTACCGCAATTTTTTTCAACACTTCATTGTCCCCCTCTGCCTCATCAGTCTGCAAATCGAGTCGAAAAGTTTTCCAATGCCGCTTTGATTGCAGACGCTGTAGATAACTTCAACACTTGTTCCGCTAACTCCTTCGCATCCGTCTGTTGCAGTTGCCGCACGCGATATTTCACCAGCGGAATCGACCGCGCATTCATAGACAATTCAGTAAGCCCAAGCCCCAAAAGAAGCGGCGTCGAAAGCACGTCACCTGCCATTTCACCGCACATGCCGACCCACTTACCATGACGTTCCGCCGCTTTGGCCACTTGACCGATCAGACGGATTACCGGCGGTTGGAAATAATCACTCAGCGTTGCCACATGTTCATTCATGCGATCCGCCGCCATTGTGTACTGAACCAAATCATTGGTGCCAATGCTGAAGAAAGCCACTTCTTGCGCAAGTTCGTCTGCAAGCATTGCTGCCGCAGGAACTTCGACCATGATTCCGACAGGAACATCTTTGCGATGAACCACGCCTTCGGCCGTCAACTCTGCCGCCGCTTCTTGCAAAAGACTCTTGGCCGTTCTCAGTTCCTCAAGCGTTGCAATCATAGGGAACATGATATGCAAGTTGCCGTGAACCCCCGCTCTAAGCAACGCACGCAATTGCGTCTTGAAAACATCACGATAGACAAGACATAACCGAATAGCACGAAGCCCCAATGCCGGATTTTCTTCTTTCAATCCGCCGATAAAGGACAGTTGCTTATCGCCTCCGGCATCCAGCGTCCGAATCACGATTTTGCCTTTTGGTAACGCTTCGAGGACAGTCTTATATGCCTGATACTGTTCCTCTTCGGTCGGTACGGATGTTTTATCCAAAAACAAGAACTCAGTTCGGAACAAGCCAACGCCTTCAGCACCGGCTGCGACAGCCTTCGTCATATTTTCCGGCGTGCCTATATTCGCGGCCAGTTCCACTTCATAGCCATCGGTAGTGACCGACGGCAGGTGAGCGATTTCTGCTAAGCGAGCAGCCAATTGTTTTTCCCGTTGCTGACGCAGACGGTATTCTTCGATGACTTCTTGCGCCGGATTTACCAGCACGCTACCCGCGTGACCATCGACAATCAGCATATCGCCATCCTTGAGTTCCGCCAGTTGCGCGCCAAGGCCGACAACAGCCGGGATTCCTGCCGCACGCGCTAAAATCGAACTATGGGAAGTCTTGCCGCCAAGCGCCGTCACAAAGCCGAACACTTTATCAAGATCCAGCGACGCGGTATCTGAAGGCAGTAAGTCCTGCGCCGCCAAAATGCCCTGATAGGCAGCGGCATCTTCAATGCCTTGCAAGATACGCAGGAGGCGTAATCCAATGTCCTTGATGTCCGCAGCGCGTTCACGCATATAATCATCATTCATCGCACTGAACATGGCCGCAATCGTTTCGACCGTTTCGCTGACAGCCGCTTCCGCGCTGGCTGAAGCGGAATCAATTTTCTCAAAGATACCTTCCATCAGTGTCGGATCTTCGAGCATCATTTGATGTGCAGCAAACACTTCTGCCTGATGCGCGCCCATTGTTTTTGCCGCTTTTTCTTTTAATTCTTCCAGTGCAAGACGGGCTTTTACCTGAGCCGCAAGAAAACGTTCCCGTTCCGCTTCGCGCTGTTCCGGTAAAACCGTCGCCGCAAAATCATTGCTTATTTCTTTGAGAAAGCAAACATGTCCCAACGCATACCCTGCAGATGCGGCAATTCCTTTCAACTCCATACCCTTACGCCTCCCCAAACTTGTCATTCACCAATTGGGATAACGCGCCTACTGCCAGTTCAGCATCCGGCCCTTCAACCTTTAGAATGACTTGATCACCACATTGGATGCCTAGCCCCATAATGCTAATGATGCTTTTCGCATTCGCCTGACGATCGGCTTTATGAATCAAAATTTGCGATTTGAATTCAGCGGCTTTCTGTGCCAGCATCGCTGCAGGACGAGCATGAACCCCGGCTTGGTTTTGAATGTTTAACGTCATTTCTTGTGTCATGATAAATTTCCTCACTTTATTTTTATTTTTTGTTACGCTTCTCTCTTCGGCAAAACATCGCTCAGCGCAAGCGGCAAGTCACTTGGAATAGTTTGAATTTGCAGCTGTACGCCAAGCTTTTGAAGTTCTGCAAATGCAGCTTCTTCTTCCTGATCGACCGCTACAGCAGGTGTAAGTTGTCTTTTCCCAGGCCCAGTTCCCAAACCGCCTACATTTATCGCTTTTAAATCCACGCCGCACTCTATGAGGGCCAACAGAGTTATCGGCGTTGTCGCCAACAACATTAGACGCTCCTCGCCATATGCATTAGTCAGCAGCGCATCTGCGCCTTGTTTTTTTGTCAGCACCGAAACGCGTACGCCCTGCGGCGCAACTGTTTCAAGCAGCATTTTACGAATTGCATCATTTGCCGCTCTATCATCGACAACGACCATTCTATCGACTGGACAAGCCCTGTGCCAAGCCATCACGACCTGACCATGAATTAAGCGATCATCGATGCGTACCAGTTCAATTGACATCTCTCTTCTCCTTTGCCTTCATTGAAAAACCCAGCCCAAAGCTTTAACGCGGCAACTGCAGTCGGCAAATGCCGCCGCACCCGCTTTCAATTGCAACTTGTGCCAGCAAGTCCAATTGACTGTTCCGCATCGCTAAAACCTCGGTAAGCATGGACAGGTTGACGCCGCTGACGATTTCGATTTTCCCGCCTTTGCATGCGAGCCACGCTGAAGCATTGTATGGACTGCCGCCGGCAAGATCGACTAGTACCAGAACGCCTTGCCCTTGTTCTACTTCGTGCACCGCCTGCAACAGCTCCGCCTGCAAACGTGCCGGCGCTGCGCCGGTCTCAAAGCAAAGCACTGCAACCGCTGACTGCTTACCAAGAAGATCTTCCGCAGTTTCCAGCAGCGCCTTGGCCAAAAAACCATGACTCGCGATTACAACACCGATCATGCCTCCACCCCCATTTCGACGCACTACCTTGAATAATACAGCAATTTCCGTGCCAACAATTGTCTTGCAATTTTCAGACTTGCGTTTCAAAGGCAAACCGTCTTTTGTATTTTTTTCCCTTTCACTGTTTTAATTCTGTCCAACTCTTAAAAGACACAATAAAGCGACTGTTCTCGCAAATCAAAACAGTCGCTTTACTGTGTCTTACGACAGCAACGTAGCCAGACGAAACATCGTCGGGTCAATGCCTTTTTTGTAACTGATAGCATCACCGAGATCCACATTGACAATCAAACCGGTCTTGTAGCCGAACATGATGTTTGACAAGCCCTGCGACAGAGCCAAAACAGCACGTTCGGCAAGCATGCTTGCTAAAATCCGGTCAAACGCCGACGGCGAACCGCCACGTTGTATATGCCCCAATACCGAAACTCTCGTTTCTGCACCGGTTTCCTTCGCAATTTTCTCGCCGATTGCCGCCGCACTTCCCGCACCTTCGGCAACGACAATAATGCTGTATTTCTTGCCGCTGTCACGCGACTGTATCAGTTGCTGACAAATATCATCCAGATCAATCTTCATTTCCGGAATCAGAATGTGTTCGGCGCCGCCGGCCAATCCGGAAGCCAATGCAATCCAACCTGAATTGCGGCCCATAACTTCAAGCAAAATCACGCGCCGATGCGCGGATGCAGTATCGCGCAGCTTATTGATCGCATCAAGCACGGTATTTACCGCCGTATCAAAACCAATCGTATAATCGGTGCCCCATATATCATTGTCGATCGTTCCCGGCAATCCGACAACCGCCATGCCCATATCAGCCAGCAGCTTGGCACCGCTGAGCGATCCATCGCCGCCGATCACAATTACGCCTTCAATGCCATGCCGTCTTAGATTATCCAAAGCCTTTTGACGTCCCTCCGGTGTCTTGAATTCCTCACAACGCGCCGTACCCAAAACAGTTCCGCCGCGCTGTATAATATCGCCGACCGAGCGGGATGTCAGTTGCTCCATCTCATCATTAGTCATTCCGGCATAGCCATTGTAAATCCCCCAGACTTCCATTCCTTCATGCAGCGCGACGCGGACCGCCGAGCGGATCGCGGCGTTCATTCCCGGACAATCACCGCCGCTGGTCATAATGGCAATACGTTTCAACATGCTCACTATCCCCTTTCACTCATGAATGCAATGTTTCTCTACAAAAGCGGCTTCCCCTTCTATCTTTTCCCATTATAAACCAGTTCTCACTTGCAAAGATACCTTTATTGTTCATTATGAAAGAATAATTTGTAATAATACATGCCTCTTGCTTCATCATAACCACGTTCTAGATTATCTTCCAACCCCTCTGTCCCTTCGCTCAAACGGATTTCCATCGCAGTGTCGAGTTTTATCTGATTACGATAGCGCCGTTTCGCGTTACGCAAAGCCGGAGCAGAAACAGTAAAGCTATCTACGGAAGGCGCGCCCTGATTCATTTGGTATAATTCACGATGTTCTTTGAATTCTTGGATCCGTTCCGGTTCGCGGATGACTTCGGCTGCGAATTCATCAATATTAAAGGTTTCACTGCGGCCGAAATAACCAATCGCAGATGACATCAGCACCGCCTGATCTTTTCGGTCTGCTTTGCCCTGCACGCAAGCCTGTTCCGCAAAATCGCGACAAATTTCCAAGCAATTCAAAGTATGAAAATATTCATCGGCCACGGGTTGAATGCGCAAGAAGCGCTCCTTCCAATATTGCGCTTCATCGTTTTTTGAAATACCGTCAACCGCCATAACGCGAAAACCAGCCATCGAATCCAGATTAAAAATCAGACAGCCTTTATCCAAACGTTTGATATTGATGCCTTTATGACAATCAAGCGAAAACCGAGCGCCGCGCTCTTCTACCTGGAGATAGGTCGCCTTGTGTTCCGTTTTAAAAATACCAATCGCATCTACCAACTGTCCATCAATTTCGCAATCACTAAAACGGGCGATGTAAACTTCACCGCCCTTGATCTGCGGATGATCCGAAACGTCATACAAATACCGGCAAATATGCTGCGACTGTTGATGAAACGACTCCTCACGGATAAACATATCACAGATATACATATATATTTCATTTAAATGTAAATCAGCCGGATGATCGAAGCGATGCAGTGCGCCGGTCTTAAATGAACTCAAAAAATATTTGAGCAGCGCCTCCTCCAATTCGGCGTCTTCAATTTGGTAAGGTTGGTTGGACAAAGTCATACCTTCGTCTCTAAGCCGATTTCCCACGCGATGAATCGATAAGGCAGTCAACTTTGCCTTTGCTATATTTAACATCTTATAATCTCACCTCGTTATCATTGTACCATACCCGACAGCGCACTTACAGTTTCTCAACATAAGGCCACGCATCCACTTTACATCAATTTTCAATTTATTGCTTTTTCATTCAAGAAGTGTTACACTTACTTCTACTTTATATTTGAGAGGAGTACCTCTATCATGCGCCAATTAGCCTTTCTCGGTCCTCACGGCACACATAGCGAAGAATTGGCTCGTTTAGCTTTTCCCGACCGGCAATTGACTGAATATCCGACGATTGCCGATTGCCTGCAAGCAGTCGCTGATCTACATATGCCTGCAGCGCTTGTTCCGATTGAAAATTCCTTAGAAGGAACCGTCAACATTACACTTGATCTCTTATCCCAAGATCAGCATCTGTTCATCACCAAGGAATTTGTCTGGCCGATTCGCCATCATTTATTAACTTATCCCGGCAGTACAGATGCGCCTCACACTATTTTTTCCCACCCACAGGCCTTGGCACAATGCCGCCAATACATCAGAAGAAACTATCCTGATGCGCGTCTCACCCCTGTCGACAGCACCGCCGCCGCCGCACTGACCGTTTCCCAGCGCGGCTTTGGCCACGCCGCGATTGCGGCACGACGTTCCGCCGACTTATATCAACTCGTCGCCAGCGAAAATCACATTTGCGATTCGGACGACAACCATACTCGCTTCGTTTTAGTAGAGCCGACACTGCCCGCTTTGCTGGAAACTCCCGCCAAGACATCGATCGTCTGTCGCATGCAGGGAAACAAGCCTGGCAGCTTATATTTGCTCCTGGAAGTTTTCGCCCGCCATAATATCAATCTTGTTCGGATTGAATCACGTCCGGCGCGCACTCGTCTGGGCGAATACAGTTTTTTCCTCGATCTGGAAGGCAGTCTGCTCGATCCTCCGATTGCAGAGACACTTCGCAGCATTCGCGAGCATTGCTCTTATATTTCCATTCTAGGTTGTTATCCTACTGTTTGTTTTTAACTCGTTGTCCGCAAAGAGAAGGACGTTGCAGCATCATTATCGTGCAACGTCCTTCTCTTTTTATATTTGATTACCGCCTAAGTCCGCCAAGCGCAAGCGCTCGTTTTCCAGCTTTTTGCGCAACTCCGGCAACTGCTGACGAAACTGTTGCAACGCTTCCGACATCTTAAAGCCAACCCGCACATCCAAGCGTTCCTTTTCGTAAACACGAAATACCGCCGTGACATCGCCGATATGTTTCGTTTCCAGACTAATCCGCAACCACGTCTCATAATCATTTGCCGCACGTCGGCTTTGCTCTTTCTCGCGCTGGTGATAGATGTGAATATGCGCTGGATAAACTACACCCTCACCCATTTGCAATCCAGTGGAAAAAGACAATACGCTTTGTTCTGCTTGCCTTTCCCGCATTACAACATCTGGTTTTTGCACGCTCGCGGCAATCTCTTTCACGGTAGCTGCCGCCTGACGCAATGTACTCTCACTATGTTCCTGCCACTCTGCCGCACTTGCAATCCGCAGCGCCAATGCCGCCTTTGTCAACTCAGGATTTTGCTGTCTGCGAACGGCATCCGGCAAAAGCACTCCTGACGCATTGCTTTCCGCTTTTTGCTGCAACGCCGTCCAAGCCGGATTATTTTCGACATTTTTCAAATCCAGGCCTACGGTCAAACGCTCAACCTTTCCCTGCAACAGCGCCGCCGCGGCATCTTTTGCAGCAGTTTGCTTGACCATTTTCATCAGTTCAGCGACATCATCCGCCGCTTTACCAAACTGTCCGGTAAAACTTTCGAGCAACGCTTTTACTTCCGGCATTAGCACTGTTTTTCCGCCTGCCGCTGTTTCGACAAGGCTTGACTGCTTTACGCCCAGCGCCAAATTCAAGTTAGTTTCCATTTTGGCTAGTTTCTCTTGAATATTTCCTGACTGCAAACTTTCTGCCAATGCATTCATCACTTTGCCTGGCAATTGTTCCGCTAGCAGCGCCAGTTTTTCTCCGGCAGCGGGCAACGGTGCTTTCCCGGACACTTCTTGCGCTGTTTTTCCTAGTTCCCGCAACACTTGTACTGCTGATTCCAGTTCATCTACCGTCATCTCCAGATACGGTTCGGCCGCGGCGATTGCCCGCATTGTCCAAGTCGTTTTGAGTTGCGGCAGATCGTGTTGTCCCGCTACGCTTTTCAGTTCATCCGGTTGCAACACAGTTAGCGCACTTGTCATCTGTGCAAAATTCTTTGCCTGCTGCGTTTGCGAACCTTCGCCCGCTTTAAAAGCCTCGCTGAGCTTTTGCAGTTGCCCGAGCATCATGCGATTATCATCCGTTACAACTTTGGCAAGTTGCAACAATTCAATTGCCGCCTGCTTCGGCGTGTTTCCTTGTTCCCCTGGAAAAAGCAGCGTTCCCAAGTTATTCGTACCACTCCCCGGCGTCAACGCTTTAGCCTGAAAAACATTTGCGCCTGCATTTTGCACTTGACCGGACAACTCTTTTGCCGTCGCTACGTTCCGGTTACTGTCTACCTCCGGCAAAAAATCCGCCAAAGTCTGTGACCCAAGCACACGGGGCAATCCATCCTTCGCAATCGGTTGTTCGTTTTGCTGCAAGACTGAAAAGCGTTTTGCCAATTCAGCCGACAAATTTTTTCCGTCATCGCCCGTTTCCAATATGGACACCGCCACTTGCAAAACATCTGCCAGATCATTCAGTACCTCGGCGGTCACTCTCTGCTGTTTGAACACTTCAACTACGCCTTTAGAAACGCTTTCTCGCCCCGCACTCGTCTGCTGCAGCAACTCCGTAACCGCTTCTTTGATTTCCTGCGGCAAACTTTCGATCAGATCCTGTCGGCCTTGTAGATTTTTTGCAAGCTCCGTCAGTTTTTGCCGCAATACATCATTTATATCCAAATGAAAATCTTTGTCCACTGTCGTTTTTTGATTCGCATCCGCCGTCTCCGCTGCCCCTTGTGCAGGCTCAGCAGCAACAGCAACTTTTTCATCCACCGCACTCGCATTTATGCTCGCATTGCTATTTCCCGTTACAACTTTGCCGATTTCCATAGGAATCACCTCCATACTATCTATTTCATCGAAGAAATATTCTCTCACATTAAGAGAAAAGACAGCCGCCATGCGACTGTCTCTTTATTCATTTTCTCTAGACGGTTCCCTCCGATACCAGTAAAAAGCAATAATACCGCCAACCACTAGCATTAAGAATAGAATCAAAAAATGATCCGATGCATTCGTTATCAATTCCAACGCCTTAGGGCCATAATAATAAATCAGTACGCCTTCGAGTAAAAATCGTTTCCCGCGCCCTAAAACAGAAGCAATGAAAAACACTAACAGGTTAACACGAAAGACACCCGCGCTAATACTGACGAATTTATAAGGAATTGGCGCCATCGCTGCAAAAAAAATGGCCCATCCCCCATATTTTTCAATCCATTCGCGAATCTTCTCCGCCTGCTCAGCCGGAATAAAGCGTTGCACTAAAGGTATGCCAAAGCGCCCGCCAGCGCCATAACCGACAAATCCGCCCAGCACAGAGCCTGTAGTTGCTACTGCAGAGTAGTAAATCGCCTCCTGCGGCATAGCCAACGCCATCGGAATCAACAAAAGATCCGGTAAAATCGGCGAAATAAAAGACTCAATAAAGGATAATACAAACAACCCTGATACACCGTAGTTTTGGAAAATCGGAATCCACGCTTCCACTCTTTCACCTCGATACCCTCATAGACTGCTTTGACTATTATAGACTACTTTTCTTTAAAGTGCCAGTTCTATTCCCGTTACATCAGTCATTTATGATTTCTATAATCACAATATTTTTTTCGCTTTCTAAATCGATAAAATCGCCGGCTTGCGTTCTAACTACCGGCCTAGTCGCCATCGGATGATGCAAAGCCACCACTTCCGCGAGTCGACCATCACTAAGCTTGACGCGATTACCGATCAGATAGTCGCGGATATTATTCATAAATGTCGTGCAGACATCCGGGTCTAATTTGCCAAACATCTCTTCCGTCAAAGTTTTCAACACCTTAAACGGGGTATGGCGTTTCCGATAGACACGGTCTGACGTCATTGCATCATACACATCTGCAACCGCAACAATTTTCGCATAGGGATGAAGCTCTCCACCGCATGTTCTATGCGGGTAACCACTGCCATCCATTCGTTCATGGTGTTGCAATACGGCGCAGGCAACCGGCCAGGCAACGATGACACCGCTTTTTTGCAGCAGCTCATAGCCTTTTGTTACATGTTGCTGCATAATCGCCATCTCAGCCGGAGTAAGTTTGCCCGGTTTTGTCAGTAGTTCCAGTGGTATTCTTGATTTCCCAACATCATGCAGCAAACCCGCCAAAGACAATTGACAAATCGCCTCCTCCTCATAGCCCATCCATTTGCCAATTACGCCGCAAAGAAGCGCAACTTTTACGGAATGATGGAACGTATATTCATCACAAGCATGCAGCTCGTACAAATTATGAATAATGCCGCGATAGTTCAGCATTGGTAAAATCATGCCTTGCACAAGACGCTCCATTTCATCCATCGACAAACGCTCACATACCCGCATATCTTGGAACGCATCCTTCACCGATTGGACTGTCTCCATGTACACCGACATAAAGCGTTTCTTTTCCGCCGGCTCGTTCAGCGATTTTGCCAAAATATCGGGCCATTCTTCCCGCTGTCTTATATCGAGGGAGGCGACCCCTCCTTTTTTAAAGCGCGCCAATAATTCGGTCGTCAACACCGTACCTTCTTCCAGCATTCTCCCGTTACCAGGAAGCAAAACCTCAGTTCCCAGTTCCATGCCAGGAAGGATTTCCTTGAGAAG includes:
- a CDS encoding HPr family phosphocarrier protein gives rise to the protein MTQEMTLNIQNQAGVHARPAAMLAQKAAEFKSQILIHKADRQANAKSIISIMGLGIQCGDQVILKVEGPDAELAVGALSQLVNDKFGEA
- a CDS encoding YqaA family protein — translated: MEAWIPIFQNYGVSGLFVLSFIESFISPILPDLLLIPMALAMPQEAIYYSAVATTGSVLGGFVGYGAGGRFGIPLVQRFIPAEQAEKIREWIEKYGGWAIFFAAMAPIPYKFVSISAGVFRVNLLVFFIASVLGRGKRFLLEGVLIYYYGPKALELITNASDHFLILFLMLVVGGIIAFYWYRREPSRENE
- a CDS encoding nucleoid-associated protein, whose translation is MLNIAKAKLTALSIHRVGNRLRDEGMTLSNQPYQIEDAELEEALLKYFLSSFKTGALHRFDHPADLHLNEIYMYICDMFIREESFHQQSQHICRYLYDVSDHPQIKGGEVYIARFSDCEIDGQLVDAIGIFKTEHKATYLQVEERGARFSLDCHKGINIKRLDKGCLIFNLDSMAGFRVMAVDGISKNDEAQYWKERFLRIQPVADEYFHTLNCLEICRDFAEQACVQGKADRKDQAVLMSSAIGYFGRSETFNIDEFAAEVIREPERIQEFKEHRELYQMNQGAPSVDSFTVSAPALRNAKRRYRNQIKLDTAMEIRLSEGTEGLEDNLERGYDEARGMYYYKLFFHNEQ
- a CDS encoding PTS sugar transporter subunit IIB; the encoded protein is MSIELVRIDDRLIHGQVVMAWHRACPVDRMVVVDDRAANDAIRKMLLETVAPQGVRVSVLTKKQGADALLTNAYGEERLMLLATTPITLLALIECGVDLKAINVGGLGTGPGKRQLTPAVAVDQEEEAAFAELQKLGVQLQIQTIPSDLPLALSDVLPKREA
- the pfkA gene encoding 6-phosphofructokinase, whose product is MLKKIAVMTSGGDSPGMNAAIRALVRVAMHEGVETWGIYDGYSGMVEDRMVKLDSRAVGDIIQRGGTILGTARCEEFRTPEGRAKGLENMRRRGIEGLVVIGGDGSLTGATLLVKEGFPVVGLPGTIDNDIWGTDYTIGFDTTVNTVVDAINKLRDTASAHGRVIVIEAMGRHSGWIAMTAGLAGGAEQILVPEMAVSIEDTIAKLKQSRASGKKYSIIVVAEGVGNTAELGKRIEEETGLETRVSILGHIQRGGSPSVFDRILASTLAERAVMALLSGISGVMFGSRNGAVVSIDMEDAISHKKTLDTSLFRLANLLAQ
- the pheA gene encoding prephenate dehydratase produces the protein MRQLAFLGPHGTHSEELARLAFPDRQLTEYPTIADCLQAVADLHMPAALVPIENSLEGTVNITLDLLSQDQHLFITKEFVWPIRHHLLTYPGSTDAPHTIFSHPQALAQCRQYIRRNYPDARLTPVDSTAAAALTVSQRGFGHAAIAARRSADLYQLVASENHICDSDDNHTRFVLVEPTLPALLETPAKTSIVCRMQGNKPGSLYLLLEVFARHNINLVRIESRPARTRLGEYSFFLDLEGSLLDPPIAETLRSIREHCSYISILGCYPTVCF
- a CDS encoding HD-GYP domain-containing protein, with protein sequence MGHGYMIRKVLLKEILPGMELGTEVLLPGNGRMLEEGTVLTTELLARFKKGGVASLDIRQREEWPDILAKSLNEPAEKKRFMSVYMETVQSVKDAFQDMRVCERLSMDEMERLVQGMILPMLNYRGIIHNLYELHACDEYTFHHSVKVALLCGVIGKWMGYEEEAICQLSLAGLLHDVGKSRIPLELLTKPGKLTPAEMAIMQQHVTKGYELLQKSGVIVAWPVACAVLQHHERMDGSGYPHRTCGGELHPYAKIVAVADVYDAMTSDRVYRKRHTPFKVLKTLTEEMFGKLDPDVCTTFMNNIRDYLIGNRVKLSDGRLAEVVALHHPMATRPVVRTQAGDFIDLESEKNIVIIEIIND
- a CDS encoding PTS sugar transporter subunit IIA — its product is MIGVVIASHGFLAKALLETAEDLLGKQSAVAVLCFETGAAPARLQAELLQAVHEVEQGQGVLVLVDLAGGSPYNASAWLACKGGKIEIVSGVNLSMLTEVLAMRNSQLDLLAQVAIESGCGGICRLQLPR
- the pfkA gene encoding 6-phosphofructokinase, which encodes MLKRIAIMTSGGDCPGMNAAIRSAVRVALHEGMEVWGIYNGYAGMTNDEMEQLTSRSVGDIIQRGGTVLGTARCEEFKTPEGRQKALDNLRRHGIEGVIVIGGDGSLSGAKLLADMGMAVVGLPGTIDNDIWGTDYTIGFDTAVNTVLDAINKLRDTASAHRRVILLEVMGRNSGWIALASGLAGGAEHILIPEMKIDLDDICQQLIQSRDSGKKYSIIVVAEGAGSAAAIGEKIAKETGAETRVSVLGHIQRGGSPSAFDRILASMLAERAVLALSQGLSNIMFGYKTGLIVNVDLGDAISYKKGIDPTMFRLATLLS
- the ptsP gene encoding phosphoenolpyruvate--protein phosphotransferase → MELKGIAASAGYALGHVCFLKEISNDFAATVLPEQREAERERFLAAQVKARLALEELKEKAAKTMGAHQAEVFAAHQMMLEDPTLMEGIFEKIDSASASAEAAVSETVETIAAMFSAMNDDYMRERAADIKDIGLRLLRILQGIEDAAAYQGILAAQDLLPSDTASLDLDKVFGFVTALGGKTSHSSILARAAGIPAVVGLGAQLAELKDGDMLIVDGHAGSVLVNPAQEVIEEYRLRQQREKQLAARLAEIAHLPSVTTDGYEVELAANIGTPENMTKAVAAGAEGVGLFRTEFLFLDKTSVPTEEEQYQAYKTVLEALPKGKIVIRTLDAGGDKQLSFIGGLKEENPALGLRAIRLCLVYRDVFKTQLRALLRAGVHGNLHIMFPMIATLEELRTAKSLLQEAAAELTAEGVVHRKDVPVGIMVEVPAAAMLADELAQEVAFFSIGTNDLVQYTMAADRMNEHVATLSDYFQPPVIRLIGQVAKAAERHGKWVGMCGEMAGDVLSTPLLLGLGLTELSMNARSIPLVKYRVRQLQQTDAKELAEQVLKLSTASAIKAALENFSTRFAD